The genome window CGGCGAATGGCCCGGCTATAGCGAAACCATCGAAGTCATCAAGTTGCCGAAGTGGGCAACGACCTTCAACGTTTAGGAGAGCGCAATGTCTGAAGCTGTCGCACTGCAAACCCGTCAGAATTCCGTCATGGTCCGCATGGGAGAACGCTACGGCGTCGACCCGAACAAGCTTTACTCGACGCTCAAGGCGACCGCGTTCAAGGGCGACGTATCGAACGAGCAGATGCTCGCCTTGATGATCGTGGCCGACCAGTTCCATTTGAACCCGCTTACGCGCGAGATTTTCGCCTTCCCCGACAAACAGAACGGCATCGTCCCGGTCGTCGGCGTCGATGGTTGGTCGCGCATCATCAACGAACACCCGCAGTTCGACGGCATCGACTTTGAGCAGACCGACGAAGCCTGCACTTGCACGATCTACCGCAAGGACCGCGCGCACCCGATCCGCGTGACGGAGTACCTGTCGGAGTGCAAGCGCGGCACCGGGCCGTGGGGTTCGCACCCGCGCCGGATGCTCCGTCACAAGAGCATGATTCAGTGCGCGAGATTGGCGTTCGGCTACTCCGGCATCTACGACCAGGACGAGGCCGAGCGGATCATCGAAGGATCGGCGACGCTGACGCCGCTCGAAACCGAAGCGCCGGCCATTGCCGCCATCAATGCCAAGGTGAAGCCGAAGCGGCAAGCGGCGATTGATGTTGTCCCGCAACCGCCCGACCCGAACGCCGGCAAGGGTCTGCACCTGTACACCTACGCCGAAGTCCGCGACCGCCTGGAGAACGCCAAAACCGACGACGACCGCGCCCTGGCCGTGGACATGATCCGCAGCGTCGCCGACGAAGCGCAGCGGGCCGAACTCACCGAGCTGGCGAAGCTGCTGGCCGATGCGCCATGAGAACGGATTCCTGCATGAACCCTGGCCGGCTGCACTTGCAGCCGAAGCGGGACTATATGCCGTTCGACGACCACACCTCGACCATGTGGCAGAAGAAGCAGCA of Hyphomicrobiales bacterium contains these proteins:
- the bet gene encoding phage recombination protein Bet yields the protein MSEAVALQTRQNSVMVRMGERYGVDPNKLYSTLKATAFKGDVSNEQMLALMIVADQFHLNPLTREIFAFPDKQNGIVPVVGVDGWSRIINEHPQFDGIDFEQTDEACTCTIYRKDRAHPIRVTEYLSECKRGTGPWGSHPRRMLRHKSMIQCARLAFGYSGIYDQDEAERIIEGSATLTPLETEAPAIAAINAKVKPKRQAAIDVVPQPPDPNAGKGLHLYTYAEVRDRLENAKTDDDRALAVDMIRSVADEAQRAELTELAKLLADAP